CGTAGACTTTCGGATTTTCGATCAGCTTTTCGTTGCTCGGCTCGTTGATTCCGTTTTCTTTCGCCCATTCCTGGAGTTTTTCAAAATCCGGAACGATGATCGCACCTAAATTTTTCTGATCCTGGCCGATCACCATACACTGGCTGATATACGCGGATTCCTGAAGTTTGTTTTCGATCGGAACCGGTTCCACGTTTTCCCCGCCTAAGAGAACTACGGTGTCTTTTGCACGCCCGGTGAGAGTTAGGGTCTTTTTGAAGTTGATCATCCCCATGTCGCCGGTGTTCATCCATCCGTCTTGGATCGCTTTGGAAGTAGCCTCTTCGTTTTTGAAATATCCTTTCATCACTTGAGGTCCCTTGATAAAGACGACACCTTTGAGACCAAGTTTTCCTTGAGAAACGTTTCCGTCCTCATCGATCTCTGTGAGAACGACATTGTTGTCGTTGCGGATCTGGAGTTTTGTTTTCGGAGCGACCACACCCACGGAACCGATGATCAATTTTTCAAAGGTTCTCACGGAGATTACCGGGGACGTTTCGGTCATTCCATAACCTTCCAAAACGTTGATTCCGATGTTTCCAAAGAATTCGTCTACGTGCCTTGGAAGAGCTCCTCCGCCGGAAATCGAAGCTTTGAGTTGCCCACCCGTAGCCGCTCTGATCTTGGCAAGAACGATTCGATCCAGAGTAAAGCTATTGAGGAACACTGCAAGTCCTGCGATCGTATAGAGAGGCGAACTTAAAAAATAAAATTCGGTTCCCGCGAGAAAGGCGCCTAACGCACCCGCGATGACGGTGAGCGTGAATGGACCTGTCAGGAGAAATTGGATGAACATGAGAATTCCGTAGAAAAAAGAAGTGATCGGACTTCTTCCATGATAGTCCACTTGGATTCCAGTTAAAAAACGAACCGCTTGGTTTTTCTTACTCGAGAAAAAATACGCGAGTTTGAAAAGTCCTCTGCGAAGCGCCGGAGTCTGAGCAGGATCGTTGATTCTCGTATAAATTCCGTTATAGATGTTTTCCCAGAGTCTTGGTGCAGAACCCATAAACGTCGGTTTAACCGTCGCCAAGTCCTGGCGAAGGTCTCTAACATTCGTGTAATAGGTCGCCGCTCCGAGTCCGAGACAAACGTATTCGACTACTCTTTCGAAAACGTGCCAGATCGGAAGAATGGAAAGAAGACGTGCATTCGGTTGGATCTTCAACATCGGGCTGACGTGGTTCACTTGGTGCATCATGTTGGAATGTTTCAACATAACACCTTTGGGAAGTCCCGTAGTCCCGGAAGTATAGATCAGAGTGAAAAGATCGTCCGGTTGAATCGCGGAGATTCTTTCTTCCGCTTTTCTAGAACCACCTTCTCTGAGTTTCTTTCCTTTTTCGATGAGGTCCTGCATTTTCAAAACGCCTGGGGCGGTGCTCGCAGGATCCATCAGGATGATGGTCTTCACATTGGTAAGCTGTGATTTGTTTCTATTAAACTTCTCGAGCATCTTATCGTTTTCGATAAAAACGACTTCGACTTCCGAGTGATTGAGAAT
This window of the Leptospira stimsonii genome carries:
- a CDS encoding AMP-dependent synthetase/ligase; translation: MAENLAQLFRESAEKFRDLPAFFSKDSKKDYYPTTYGQVYEQGLNLAEALIELGVQQKQRVGLLADNRIEWIIADYGVILTGAADVPRGTDITDSEIVYILNHSEVEVVFIENDKMLEKFNRNKSQLTNVKTIILMDPASTAPGVLKMQDLIEKGKKLREGGSRKAEERISAIQPDDLFTLIYTSGTTGLPKGVMLKHSNMMHQVNHVSPMLKIQPNARLLSILPIWHVFERVVEYVCLGLGAATYYTNVRDLRQDLATVKPTFMGSAPRLWENIYNGIYTRINDPAQTPALRRGLFKLAYFFSSKKNQAVRFLTGIQVDYHGRSPITSFFYGILMFIQFLLTGPFTLTVIAGALGAFLAGTEFYFLSSPLYTIAGLAVFLNSFTLDRIVLAKIRAATGGQLKASISGGGALPRHVDEFFGNIGINVLEGYGMTETSPVISVRTFEKLIIGSVGVVAPKTKLQIRNDNNVVLTEIDEDGNVSQGKLGLKGVVFIKGPQVMKGYFKNEEATSKAIQDGWMNTGDMGMINFKKTLTLTGRAKDTVVLLGGENVEPVPIENKLQESAYISQCMVIGQDQKNLGAIIVPDFEKLQEWAKENGINEPSNEKLIENPKVYDLYRKEIKALNNTKNGFKSFEQVTPFIIISKPFEVGEELNNMMKMKRHVITEKYIDKIKKIYATNQD